A single genomic interval of Streptomyces graminofaciens harbors:
- a CDS encoding alpha/beta hydrolase codes for MPLLRHRPGTSSLVALAAAVTLSLTIGTIVTTATAATETAVTETVTAERLTGTLTDGATWIADVPENWNGTLIVFSHGFGGRVAENAPREAVRLRLLEEGYALAGSSYDVSETLWGLESAERDQVATVAAVTEKIGEPTRTLAIGQSMGGLVNARLARSGAGGIDGALGLCGLVAGANDLHDYQLHAEYTIARLLLPDTPVKLANFASEAEGTTTGRQLTDAVVAAQKTPEGRARIALAAAYLNLPTWAQGKDRPAADDWEEQQAQQASWLVQGILTRVEPARYHVEKALGGNNSGNKGVDYARLLSTSQHAPLVKALYEKAGLNLRADLRNLTANAKIKADPSAVAAGERTSSAGQGLAVPLLNIHTTADDLVPVEQEDRFAARVRASGDGSLLRQAYVERQGHCFFTVAETVAALHAVERRIDTGRWGAAATPGALQTAATALGLDGAAYVPYRPAKLTTGRRFQ; via the coding sequence ATGCCCTTACTCCGCCATCGCCCCGGAACGAGCTCGCTCGTCGCCCTGGCCGCCGCGGTCACGCTTTCGCTGACGATCGGCACCATCGTGACCACCGCGACAGCCGCCACCGAGACAGCCGTCACCGAGACGGTCACCGCCGAACGCCTCACCGGCACCCTCACGGACGGCGCCACCTGGATCGCCGACGTCCCCGAGAACTGGAACGGCACCCTGATCGTCTTCAGCCACGGCTTCGGCGGCAGGGTCGCCGAGAACGCCCCCCGCGAGGCCGTACGCCTACGCCTCCTGGAAGAGGGCTACGCGCTCGCCGGCTCCTCCTACGACGTGAGCGAGACCCTCTGGGGCCTTGAGAGCGCGGAGCGCGACCAGGTCGCCACCGTCGCGGCAGTCACCGAGAAGATCGGGGAGCCCACCCGCACCCTCGCCATCGGCCAGTCCATGGGCGGCCTGGTCAACGCCCGGCTCGCCCGCTCCGGGGCCGGTGGGATCGACGGCGCCCTGGGCCTGTGCGGCCTCGTGGCCGGTGCCAACGACCTGCACGACTACCAGCTCCACGCCGAGTACACGATCGCCCGGCTCCTGCTCCCCGACACTCCGGTGAAGCTGGCGAACTTCGCCTCCGAGGCCGAGGGGACCACCACCGGCCGGCAGCTCACCGACGCCGTCGTCGCCGCCCAGAAGACCCCCGAGGGCCGCGCCCGCATCGCCCTCGCCGCCGCCTACCTCAACCTGCCCACCTGGGCCCAGGGCAAGGACCGCCCCGCCGCCGACGACTGGGAGGAGCAGCAGGCCCAGCAGGCCTCCTGGTTGGTCCAAGGCATCCTCACTCGCGTCGAGCCCGCCCGTTACCACGTCGAGAAGGCACTGGGCGGCAACAACTCCGGGAACAAGGGCGTCGACTACGCGCGCCTGCTCTCGACCTCCCAGCACGCGCCCCTGGTCAAGGCCCTGTACGAGAAGGCCGGCCTGAACCTGCGAGCCGATCTGCGGAACCTGACCGCCAACGCGAAGATCAAGGCCGACCCGTCCGCCGTCGCCGCCGGCGAACGCACCTCCTCCGCCGGCCAGGGCCTCGCCGTCCCCCTTCTCAACATCCACACCACCGCCGACGACCTCGTCCCCGTCGAGCAGGAGGACCGCTTCGCCGCCCGTGTCCGCGCCTCCGGCGACGGCTCGCTGCTCCGCCAGGCCTACGTCGAGCGCCAGGGCCACTGCTTCTTCACGGTCGCCGAAACGGTCGCCGCGCTGCACGCCGTCGAGCGCCGGATCGACACCGGGCGCTGGGGCGCGGCAGCGACGCCGGGCGCGCTCCAGACGGCGGCGACCGCCCTGGGCCTGGACGGCGCGGCATACGTGCCGTACCGCCCGGCGAAGCTGACGACCGGACGGCGCTTCCAGTAG
- a CDS encoding BACON domain-containing protein: MMSSSPEISTRTTGAHRAHREARDRAAARTLAQRPPARYEPYLDGLFTYCLSVLCDHDTATAALGDAIGLAERRRGPEAPGDRRAWLYALARWACLRKLAEGRQKRHGTHASGRHGSAGAEQQRAQNATGKPPGKASAAPAVSDEVQERRRRELALLAWPEAAGTTPEQREALELAVRHQLGAHEVADVLGMDPAAARELLASAACEVERTRAALAVVETGACPSVAHLTGDHQLVLSSTLRRELVRHVDDCPRCRRAAERAAPGRWPGTSVTPAALPVLEAPRPALCAVLAHLTRARGGAPRFDRRGFPMDPRDRAARRDRLRARAVTTTVVATVVAAPVLALWAAYRGVPVVGEGVDGRGVTAGEEQGDGYGLIGGGTGDYENAGNAKNRPRGKDRSDDVSVEVVTGDGKGAEKLSVRASNNGETTLITLRATGGTPVHWTARTGADWLYLSQSSGTLEPGESFTIKVHVDQLSEPSEYWTAQVSIAPSGAAVTIEGQGPTPTTPDDPRPTPPDPDPGSPKPTAQPPTADPDPTPTDPPAPDPTPTPTEPPAPDPGGSTPPPGNGGDVTPAP; this comes from the coding sequence GTGATGAGCAGCAGTCCGGAGATCTCGACCCGCACCACCGGCGCACACCGGGCGCACCGCGAGGCGCGCGACCGGGCGGCGGCGCGCACGCTGGCGCAGCGCCCGCCCGCGCGCTACGAGCCGTACCTGGACGGCCTGTTCACCTACTGCCTGTCCGTGCTGTGCGACCACGACACGGCGACGGCCGCCCTCGGTGACGCCATCGGCCTCGCCGAGCGCCGCCGGGGCCCCGAGGCGCCCGGCGACCGCAGGGCCTGGCTGTACGCGCTGGCCCGCTGGGCGTGTCTGCGCAAGCTCGCCGAGGGCCGGCAGAAACGTCATGGCACACACGCCTCCGGCCGCCACGGCAGTGCCGGCGCCGAGCAGCAGCGAGCCCAGAACGCCACCGGGAAGCCCCCTGGTAAGGCGTCCGCCGCTCCGGCCGTGTCGGACGAGGTCCAGGAGCGGCGGCGGCGCGAGCTGGCGCTGCTGGCCTGGCCGGAGGCCGCCGGCACCACCCCGGAGCAGCGCGAGGCCCTCGAACTGGCCGTACGGCATCAGCTCGGCGCCCACGAGGTCGCCGACGTCCTCGGCATGGACCCCGCCGCCGCCCGCGAACTGCTCGCCTCCGCCGCCTGCGAGGTGGAGCGCACCCGCGCCGCCCTCGCCGTCGTGGAGACCGGCGCCTGCCCGAGCGTCGCCCACCTCACCGGTGACCACCAGCTCGTCCTCAGCTCCACCCTCCGCCGCGAACTGGTCCGGCACGTCGACGACTGCCCCCGCTGCCGCCGCGCCGCCGAGCGCGCCGCCCCCGGCCGCTGGCCCGGCACCAGCGTCACGCCCGCCGCGCTGCCCGTGCTCGAAGCCCCCCGCCCTGCCCTGTGCGCCGTCCTGGCGCACCTCACCCGCGCGCGTGGCGGCGCTCCGCGCTTCGACCGGCGCGGCTTCCCGATGGACCCCAGAGACCGTGCCGCCCGCCGCGACCGGCTCCGCGCCCGTGCCGTCACGACGACCGTCGTCGCCACCGTCGTCGCCGCCCCCGTCCTCGCCCTCTGGGCCGCCTACCGGGGCGTCCCCGTCGTCGGCGAGGGTGTCGACGGCCGTGGCGTCACCGCGGGCGAGGAACAGGGCGACGGCTACGGCCTGATCGGCGGCGGCACTGGCGACTACGAGAACGCCGGCAACGCCAAGAACCGGCCCCGGGGCAAGGACCGCTCCGACGACGTCTCCGTGGAGGTCGTCACCGGCGACGGCAAAGGCGCCGAAAAGCTCTCCGTGCGGGCCTCGAACAACGGCGAGACCACCCTCATCACCCTCAGGGCGACCGGCGGCACCCCCGTCCACTGGACCGCGCGCACCGGCGCCGACTGGCTCTACCTCAGCCAGTCCTCCGGAACCCTCGAACCCGGCGAGTCGTTCACGATCAAGGTGCACGTCGACCAGTTGAGCGAGCCCTCCGAGTACTGGACGGCACAGGTGTCGATCGCGCCCTCGGGCGCCGCCGTCACCATCGAGGGCCAGGGCCCCACGCCCACTACCCCGGACGACCCCCGCCCGACCCCGCCCGACCCGGACCCCGGCTCCCCGAAGCCCACCGCCCAGCCCCCGACGGCCGACCCGGACCCCACCCCCACCGACCCGCCCGCACCGGACCCGACCCCGACGCCCACCGAGCCACCCGCGCCCGACCCCGGCGGCTCGACCCCACCACCGGGCAACGGCGGCGACGTGACCCCGGCGCCGTAG
- a CDS encoding Ppx/GppA phosphatase family protein: MRLGVLDVGSNTVHLLVVDAHPGARPLPAHSHKVELRLAQLLDEAGAIGPQGVDKLIGVVHEALQAAEDKGVEEMLPFATSAVRDASNADEVLARVRDETGVQLQVLTGSEEARLTFLAVRRWFGWSAGKLLVLDIGGGSLEIAYGIDEEPDAAVSLPLGAGRLTAGWLPGDPPSADDVRALRRHARAQIARTVGEFSRFGAPDHVVATSKTFKQLARIAGAARSTEGLYIQRDLKREALESWVPKLAEMTTAQRAALPGVSEGRANQLLAGALVAEGTMDLFGVETLEICPWALREGVILRRLDHMGTGSL; encoded by the coding sequence ATGAGACTCGGTGTCCTCGACGTGGGATCGAACACGGTGCATCTGCTGGTGGTGGACGCACACCCGGGCGCGCGCCCCCTGCCCGCGCACTCGCACAAGGTGGAGCTGCGCCTTGCCCAACTCCTCGACGAGGCGGGTGCGATCGGCCCCCAAGGGGTCGACAAACTGATCGGCGTGGTCCACGAGGCCCTCCAGGCCGCCGAGGACAAGGGCGTCGAGGAGATGCTCCCGTTCGCCACCTCCGCCGTGCGCGACGCCAGCAACGCCGACGAGGTCCTCGCCCGCGTCCGCGACGAGACCGGCGTCCAGCTCCAGGTCCTCACCGGCTCCGAAGAGGCCCGCCTGACCTTCCTGGCCGTACGCCGCTGGTTCGGCTGGTCCGCCGGCAAGCTGCTCGTCCTCGACATCGGCGGCGGCTCCCTGGAGATCGCGTACGGCATCGACGAGGAGCCCGACGCGGCCGTCTCGCTGCCGCTCGGCGCGGGCCGCCTGACCGCCGGCTGGCTCCCCGGCGACCCGCCGTCCGCCGACGACGTCCGCGCCCTGCGCCGCCATGCGCGGGCGCAGATAGCCCGTACGGTCGGGGAGTTCAGCCGCTTCGGCGCGCCCGACCACGTGGTCGCCACTTCCAAGACGTTCAAGCAGCTGGCCCGCATCGCCGGCGCCGCCCGCTCCACCGAGGGCCTCTACATCCAGCGCGACCTCAAGCGCGAGGCCCTGGAGTCCTGGGTCCCCAAGCTCGCCGAGATGACCACCGCCCAGCGAGCCGCCCTCCCCGGCGTCTCCGAGGGCAGGGCGAACCAGCTCCTCGCGGGCGCCCTGGTGGCCGAGGGCACGATGGACCTGTTCGGCGTGGAAACGCTGGAGATCTGCCCGTGGGCACTGCGGGAGGGCGTGATCCTGCGCCGCTTGGACCACATGGGCACGGGTTCCTTGTAA
- a CDS encoding sugar phosphate isomerase/epimerase family protein yields the protein MAEPVVRIPDAKVALSTASVYPESTATAFEIAARLGYDGVEVMVWTDPVSQDIEALRRLSDYHQIPILAVHAPCLLITQRVWSTDPWVKLQRARTAAEKLGASTVVVHPPFRWQRQYARDFVAGIWRMANETDVRFAVENMYPWRYRDREMLAYAPDWDVTKDDYRHFTIDLSHAATSRTDALGMVDRMGDRLGHVHLADGKGSAKDEHLVPGRGSQPCAELLERLALSGFDGHVVIEVNTRRAMSSAEREADLAEALAFTRLHLASSLKVPRP from the coding sequence ATGGCGGAGCCAGTCGTGCGCATCCCGGATGCGAAGGTCGCCCTGTCCACGGCCTCCGTGTATCCGGAGTCGACAGCGACGGCCTTCGAGATCGCCGCGCGCCTCGGATACGACGGCGTCGAGGTCATGGTCTGGACCGACCCGGTCAGTCAGGACATCGAGGCCCTGCGCAGGCTGAGCGACTACCACCAGATCCCGATCCTCGCCGTGCACGCCCCCTGCCTGCTGATCACCCAGCGCGTGTGGTCCACCGACCCCTGGGTCAAGCTCCAGCGCGCCCGGACGGCCGCCGAGAAGCTCGGCGCGAGCACGGTCGTCGTCCACCCCCCGTTCCGCTGGCAGCGCCAGTACGCTCGCGACTTCGTCGCCGGCATCTGGCGGATGGCGAACGAGACGGACGTCCGGTTCGCCGTGGAGAACATGTACCCCTGGCGCTACCGCGACCGCGAGATGCTCGCCTACGCCCCCGACTGGGACGTCACGAAGGACGACTACCGGCACTTCACGATCGACCTCAGCCACGCCGCGACCTCCCGCACCGACGCCCTGGGCATGGTCGACCGCATGGGTGACCGCCTCGGCCACGTCCACCTCGCCGACGGCAAGGGCTCGGCGAAGGACGAGCACCTGGTCCCTGGGCGCGGCAGCCAGCCCTGCGCCGAGCTGCTGGAACGGCTCGCCCTGTCCGGTTTCGACGGCCACGTCGTGATCGAGGTCAACACCCGCCGGGCCATGTCGAGCGCCGAGCGCGAGGCCGACCTGGCGGAGGCCCTCGCCTTCACCCGACTGCACCTGGCCTCGTCCCTGAAGGTCCCGCGGCCGTGA
- a CDS encoding TetR/AcrR family transcriptional regulator, translated as MTGAGAGTGSGAATPRRRGRPPRTESAETPATRDRILAAAREEFSERGYDKTSVRGIAKAAGVDSALVHHYFGTKEQMFEAAVEVAFAPVLVARESVIEGPLDGVGERLARTIFGLWENPTTRKPLLAIVRSAVNHEAAAAVFRRLVSTQLLYRIAHRLDLPDAELRAELAAAQLVGVAMLRYVIKVEPLASADPEQIIRRVAPVVQAHLTAPADP; from the coding sequence GTGACCGGAGCCGGAGCGGGAACCGGATCCGGGGCCGCGACCCCCCGCCGCCGGGGACGCCCTCCTCGTACGGAGTCGGCCGAGACCCCCGCGACCCGCGACCGGATCCTCGCCGCAGCCCGGGAGGAGTTCTCCGAGCGGGGCTACGACAAGACGTCCGTGCGCGGGATCGCCAAGGCCGCCGGGGTGGACTCGGCACTGGTGCACCACTACTTCGGCACCAAGGAGCAGATGTTCGAGGCGGCGGTCGAGGTGGCGTTCGCGCCCGTCCTGGTCGCCCGGGAGTCGGTCATCGAGGGCCCGCTCGACGGAGTGGGCGAGCGCCTGGCCCGTACGATCTTCGGCCTCTGGGAGAACCCGACCACCCGTAAGCCGCTCCTCGCGATCGTCCGCTCGGCGGTGAACCACGAGGCCGCCGCCGCGGTCTTCCGCCGCCTGGTCTCCACCCAGCTGCTGTACCGGATCGCCCACCGGCTGGATCTCCCCGACGCCGAGCTGCGCGCCGAGCTGGCGGCGGCGCAGCTGGTGGGGGTGGCGATGCTGCGATACGTGATCAAGGTGGAGCCACTGGCGTCGGCGGATCCGGAGCAGATCATCAGGAGGGTCGCACCTGTGGTGCAGGCGCACCTGACTGCGCCCGCCGACCCTTAG
- the ilvD gene encoding dihydroxy-acid dehydratase — MPELRSRTVTHGRNMAGARALMRASGVPGADIGRKPIIAVANSFTEFVPGHTHLQPVGRIVSEAIREAGGIPREFNTIAVDDGIAMGHGGMLYSLPSRDLIADSVEYMVEAHCADALICISNCDKITPGMLNAALRLNIPTVFVSGGPMESGRATLVDGTVRTLDLVDAMSEAVNEKISDEDILRIEENACPTCGSCSGMFTANSMNCLTEAIGLSLPGNGSVLATHTARKALYEDAARTVMDITRRYYEQDDETVLPRAIASFAAFENAMALDIAMGGSTNTILHLLAAAQEAGVPFGLGEIDAVSRRVPCLAKVAPNVAKDRTYYMEDVHRAGGIPALLGELHRAGLLNEDVNSVHSPSLADWLKTWDVRGGSPSPEAVELWHAAPGCVRTAEAFSTSERWDTLDEDAEGGCIRSAEHAYSKDGGLAVLKGNLAVDGCVVKTAGVDESIWTFEGPAVVCESQEEAVQKILLKEIKEGDVVVIRYEGPKGGPGMQEMLYPTSYLKGRGLGKSCALITDGRFSGGTSGLSIGHASPEAAGGGTIALVEDGDRIRIDIPNRSIELLVDDAELARRDQALNGVYAPKNRERKVSAALRAYAAMATSADKGAVRDVSKLG, encoded by the coding sequence ATGCCCGAGCTGAGGTCCCGCACAGTCACCCACGGCCGCAACATGGCGGGCGCCCGCGCCCTTATGCGCGCCTCCGGTGTACCGGGCGCGGACATCGGCCGCAAGCCGATCATCGCGGTGGCGAACTCCTTCACCGAGTTCGTGCCGGGCCACACCCACCTCCAGCCGGTCGGCCGGATCGTGAGCGAGGCGATCCGCGAGGCCGGCGGCATCCCGCGCGAGTTCAACACGATCGCCGTGGACGACGGCATCGCGATGGGCCACGGCGGCATGCTGTACAGCCTGCCCTCCCGCGACCTGATCGCGGACAGCGTGGAGTACATGGTCGAGGCGCACTGCGCCGACGCCCTGATCTGCATCTCCAACTGCGACAAGATCACCCCGGGCATGCTGAACGCGGCCCTGCGCCTGAACATCCCGACGGTCTTCGTCTCCGGCGGCCCCATGGAGTCCGGCCGCGCCACCCTCGTCGACGGCACGGTCCGTACGCTCGACCTGGTCGACGCGATGTCCGAGGCCGTGAACGAGAAGATCTCGGACGAGGACATCCTCCGTATCGAGGAGAACGCCTGTCCGACCTGCGGCAGCTGTTCCGGCATGTTCACCGCCAACTCGATGAACTGCCTGACCGAGGCCATCGGCCTCTCCCTCCCGGGCAACGGCTCGGTCCTCGCCACCCACACGGCCCGCAAGGCGCTGTACGAGGACGCCGCCCGTACGGTCATGGACATCACCCGCCGCTACTACGAGCAGGACGACGAGACGGTCCTGCCGCGCGCCATCGCGAGCTTCGCGGCCTTCGAGAACGCCATGGCCCTCGACATCGCCATGGGCGGCTCGACCAACACGATCCTGCACCTGCTGGCCGCCGCCCAGGAGGCGGGCGTCCCCTTCGGCCTGGGTGAGATCGACGCGGTCTCGCGCCGCGTGCCCTGCCTGGCCAAGGTCGCGCCGAACGTCGCCAAGGACCGCACGTACTACATGGAGGACGTGCACCGCGCCGGCGGCATCCCCGCCCTGCTGGGCGAACTGCACCGCGCGGGCCTGCTCAACGAGGACGTGAACTCCGTCCACAGCCCCTCCCTCGCCGACTGGCTGAAGACCTGGGACGTGCGCGGCGGCTCCCCGTCCCCGGAGGCCGTCGAGCTGTGGCACGCGGCCCCCGGCTGCGTCCGCACCGCCGAGGCATTCTCCACCTCCGAGCGCTGGGACACCCTGGACGAGGACGCCGAGGGCGGCTGCATCCGCTCCGCCGAGCACGCGTACTCCAAGGACGGCGGCCTCGCGGTCCTCAAGGGCAACCTGGCGGTCGACGGCTGCGTGGTGAAGACGGCCGGCGTCGACGAGTCGATCTGGACGTTCGAGGGCCCTGCGGTCGTCTGCGAGTCGCAGGAGGAGGCCGTCCAGAAGATCCTGCTGAAGGAGATCAAGGAGGGCGACGTCGTCGTCATCCGCTACGAGGGCCCCAAGGGCGGCCCCGGCATGCAGGAGATGCTCTACCCGACCTCGTACCTGAAGGGCCGGGGCCTCGGTAAGTCCTGCGCGCTGATCACCGACGGCCGTTTCTCGGGCGGCACCTCCGGCCTCTCCATCGGCCACGCCTCGCCCGAGGCGGCCGGCGGCGGCACGATCGCCCTCGTCGAGGACGGCGACCGCATCCGCATCGACATCCCGAACCGCTCGATCGAGCTGCTGGTAGACGACGCGGAGCTGGCCCGCCGCGACCAGGCCCTGAACGGCGTCTACGCCCCCAAGAACCGCGAGCGCAAGGTCTCCGCCGCGCTGCGCGCCTACGCCGCGATGGCGACCAGCGCGGACAAGGGCGCGGTGCGGGACGTGTCGAAGCTGGGCTGA
- a CDS encoding serine/threonine-protein kinase → MAPRRGTGSGSEAELPEYAGQYRLESCLGSGGMGVVHLATSTSGLRLAVKVVHADFAKDPEFRGRFRQEVAAARRVSGAFTAPVVDADTDGERPWMATLFIPGPTLAEHVKRNGPMAPGQLRRLMAGLAEALRDIHRAGVVHRDLKPSNVLLAEDGPKVIDFGISRPKDSELRTETGKLIGTPPFMAPEQFRRPREVGPAADIFALGSVTVHAATGRGPFDSDSPYVVAYQVVHDEPDLTGVPENLAPLVQACLAKEPEDRPTADELMRELRSVAASYDTQSFIAGQRDRDRERERVPGDGWGARDAGEPGRADAGPPSSVNPAEGQGGGEARRRLRRRVAVTAAALLLTAGGAFGAVRFLGGGDSGHEAAEPRSSGVAASPVLDDWTARPAGKKQSTPQCSYGSGKLLCAQPGLVSALDPADGSVLWRHTVTADDASSAPPVGSGGLVHVLTDTGRLLQALDPDSGEVRWEKDLSAYGSTRFAGGTLLLTAADGTVTGVDGATGDTKWSHPIPGQREAYFTSFDGDRSAYVATVTGEGSGARTRVTAVDPETGDVRWDVRLEGGLKPVGSHDGALTLLSAGGAFGNTATVVRYDPRTEKTDRVSLPVALPQARAAVRGDIVYLLADGGSLAAVDMAAGKQLWRIETGVLRGSAPVADARHVYFTAVDGRLVAVDAGKGKLVGETPPRLGTSELVTPSLPEPVLVEDGRVCSGAPDGTVFGVDGGRPAGW, encoded by the coding sequence ATGGCACCACGGCGGGGCACCGGGTCGGGCTCGGAAGCGGAACTTCCGGAGTACGCCGGTCAGTACCGTCTGGAGTCGTGTCTGGGGTCCGGCGGCATGGGCGTCGTCCATCTCGCCACCTCCACGTCCGGGTTGCGGCTCGCGGTGAAGGTCGTGCATGCGGACTTCGCCAAGGATCCCGAGTTCAGAGGGCGGTTTCGGCAGGAGGTCGCCGCGGCGCGGAGGGTCAGCGGTGCGTTCACCGCGCCCGTCGTCGATGCCGACACAGACGGGGAACGGCCTTGGATGGCCACCCTGTTCATTCCGGGACCCACGCTCGCCGAGCATGTGAAGCGGAACGGGCCCATGGCGCCGGGGCAGTTGCGTCGGCTCATGGCCGGGCTCGCCGAGGCCCTGCGCGACATCCACCGCGCGGGTGTCGTGCACCGGGATCTCAAGCCGAGCAACGTCCTGCTCGCCGAGGACGGGCCCAAGGTCATCGACTTCGGCATCTCCCGGCCGAAGGACAGCGAGCTGCGGACCGAGACGGGGAAGCTGATAGGCACGCCGCCGTTCATGGCGCCCGAGCAGTTCCGGCGGCCCAGGGAGGTCGGGCCCGCCGCCGACATCTTCGCCCTCGGTTCGGTGACCGTGCACGCGGCCACCGGGCGTGGGCCGTTCGACTCCGACAGCCCGTACGTCGTCGCGTATCAGGTCGTCCACGACGAACCGGATCTGACCGGCGTGCCGGAGAACCTCGCGCCGCTCGTCCAGGCCTGCCTCGCCAAGGAGCCCGAGGACCGGCCCACGGCCGACGAGCTGATGCGCGAACTGCGGTCCGTGGCCGCCTCGTACGACACCCAGTCGTTCATTGCCGGTCAACGGGACCGAGACCGGGAGCGGGAGCGGGTGCCCGGAGACGGGTGGGGCGCCCGGGACGCTGGGGAGCCGGGGCGCGCTGACGCCGGTCCGCCCTCGTCCGTCAACCCGGCCGAGGGCCAGGGCGGCGGCGAGGCCCGTCGGCGGCTGCGCCGGCGCGTCGCCGTCACCGCCGCCGCGCTGCTGCTCACCGCGGGTGGGGCGTTCGGCGCCGTGCGGTTCCTCGGGGGCGGGGACTCCGGGCACGAGGCGGCGGAGCCCCGGTCGAGCGGGGTGGCCGCGTCGCCCGTTCTCGACGACTGGACCGCCAGGCCCGCGGGCAAGAAGCAGTCCACGCCCCAATGCTCGTACGGGTCGGGGAAGTTGTTGTGTGCGCAGCCGGGGCTGGTCTCCGCGCTCGACCCGGCGGACGGGTCGGTGCTGTGGCGGCACACCGTCACCGCGGACGACGCGTCGAGCGCGCCGCCCGTCGGGTCGGGCGGGCTCGTGCACGTACTGACGGACACGGGCCGGCTGTTGCAGGCCCTCGACCCGGACTCGGGCGAGGTCCGCTGGGAGAAGGACCTGTCCGCGTACGGCAGCACCCGGTTCGCGGGTGGGACGCTCCTGCTGACGGCCGCCGACGGGACGGTCACCGGTGTGGACGGCGCCACCGGTGACACGAAGTGGAGCCATCCGATCCCGGGGCAGCGGGAGGCGTACTTCACCTCGTTCGACGGGGACCGGTCGGCGTACGTGGCGACGGTGACCGGGGAGGGGTCGGGGGCGCGGACGCGGGTCACCGCCGTGGATCCGGAGACCGGGGACGTGCGGTGGGACGTACGGCTGGAGGGCGGCCTCAAGCCGGTCGGCAGCCACGACGGGGCCCTCACCCTTCTCTCCGCCGGCGGGGCCTTCGGCAACACGGCGACCGTGGTCCGCTACGACCCCCGGACCGAGAAGACGGACCGGGTGAGCCTGCCCGTCGCGCTTCCGCAGGCGCGTGCCGCGGTGCGGGGCGACATCGTCTATCTGCTGGCCGACGGTGGTTCGCTGGCGGCCGTCGACATGGCCGCGGGCAAGCAGCTGTGGCGGATCGAGACGGGGGTGCTGCGCGGCTCGGCGCCGGTCGCCGACGCACGGCACGTGTACTTCACCGCGGTGGACGGGCGCCTGGTCGCCGTCGACGCCGGCAAGGGGAAGCTCGTCGGGGAGACCCCGCCACGGCTCGGCACCTCGGAGCTGGTCACGCCGTCACTGCCCGAGCCCGTGCTCGTCGAGGACGGCCGGGTGTGCTCGGGCGCGCCCGACGGGACGGTGTTCGGGGTGGACGGGGGGCGGCCGGCCGGTTGGTGA